The region TCGGAATAGTTTCCagcttgtggtggaatcatagtCGCTGTACTATCATGAGTATTGGAAGCTTGCTCCTGATGTACATCCTGTGGAAAACTTCTGATATCACGATGTAATATATGGTCTACATGAACATACCTAGCCTGACCATTCACGTTTACAAGATAGTTGCTCGGTCCCAGTTTCTGAACTATCGTTCCAGAGAGCCATCGTCCCCTGACTATCTTGTCTTGGGTTCCatactgccactgattctcCAGGTAACATCTCACGGTTTCCGGATGCTGCTTCTGTTTggctctcctgtctgtctcgaATCTCTCCTCCAACTGTAGGTTTAACAAGGCTTAGTCTTGTTCGTAAGACTCTCTTCATTAGCAATTCGGATGGCGTTTTTTCCTGTTGAGGTATTTGGAGTCGACCTATACTGCAGCAGTAGTATAGATATTTGACGTCGAATAGTACGTCCTTTAGGTCGTGCCTCCATAGATCTCTGGAAGATTTGAACTGCTCGTTCTGCTTGTCCAATACTCGATGGGTGATACGGAGGGGTGAGTTGGTGTTTGACACCATTTCCTTTCATGAACTCCTGAAATTCTACTGACCTGAATTGTGGACCATTATCTGTCACCAATCATCTTGGAATGCCATGAAAACTAAAAACTCGCCTCATCACTTCTATTGTCCTACTAGCCGTTGTACTAGTGCCCATTTCATGCACCTCCAACCATTTCGAGTAAGTGTCAATCATAATAAGATAATGTTGACCTTCCGACTCCACAAAATCTGCGTGAACTCTCTCCCAAGGTGCTGTGGGATACATCCATGGATGAGGAATACCAGCAGGCAGTTTATTCCTCAGACTTTGGcaaatttcacatttcttgcaCAATTCTTCCAACGTCATGTCCAAACTCGGCCACCAGATATACGATCTAGCTAATGCCTTTATTCGATTTGAACCCAGGTGGTTTTCATGAAGATCTGCTAGAACTCTCGGCTGTAATTTTTGCGATATTATCACACGTGTTCCCCAAAGTAAACAGTTCTCTTCAATGCTAAGTTCATCTGACCGTCGTGAGTAGGGCTGTAACCTTGGATCCATGTGACTtttccagttccatccagACAATGTATACTGGTATGGTATGCCCGTCTCAAAATTGGATCTGCTTTAGTCTCTGTGctacttctgctgctgttacaggtAGATTCTCACAGCAATCCACATGGTACAATTCCTGGTTGGGGTCTATGACATTCACTTCCATTAGCAGTCGGGACAGCATATCTGCTTCCTTATTCTCCTCTCCAGCCATATACTCCAGGTTGTACTCGTATGCACTTAAAATTAGTACCCACCTCTACAGCCTTGCAGCTGCTAACGCCGGGATACCCTGTTTAGGTCACAGAACTTTGACCAAAGGTTTGTGATCTGTCACTAGTGTAAATCTTCGGCCAATGAGGAACTTGTGGAAATGATGAACGCCGAATATTAATGCCAGTGCTTCACGCTCTATTTGGGCGTAGCCCTTTTCTGCTGATGACAGTGTCCGTGAAGCAAATGCTACCGGTCTCTCCGATCCATCCTCAAACTCGTGACTCAAACAGGCTCCTATTCCATATGGGGATGCGTCACATTTGAGCTTGACTGGTCGAGACAAATCATAGTGCGTAAGAAAACCAGACTGTAATAACTTGTTCTTTGCTGCATTGAATGCGGCCCTGTGTTTCCTTGTCCTTCTCCACTGTTTTCTTTTTGAAGTAACTCATACAATGTGTAAGGGTACGTACGCGAGGTCATACGGGGAGTTGGTGTTGAGGTAGCTTTGAGCGCGAACATGTCTAACAGTACTTCTACCGTTACAACTGGTGACCGGAGTGGGATCGAAGTCAACACGCCTCGCACCTTTACAGGAGAAGGGAACCTAGCGGTGTGGTTAAAGAAAGTAGACGTGTGGGCCGCCTTGAAAGGTTACAGCGGGGAAAGAAAGCTCTGGCCATGGCATCGCGCCTAGATGGACCAGCTTTCGAGTGCTATGAACGCATGAGCGAAGAACACCAAAAAGACCCAGCAGTGGTTGCAGACGAGCTCAAGCAGGAGTTTGTCAAAGCAGAGAGAGATCGAGATACAGCTATACACGAGCTTACAGGACGATCTTGGCGTCCAGGTGAGTCTCCAGCTTCATTTGCACACGATATTTGCCGCCTTGCTAAACTGGCATATCCCGGATTTGGCGCGGATGCGCTCGATACCATAGCGAGGGATTGTTTTTTTGAAAGGACTACCACCGGAGCTACGCGTGGCTCTAAGGCGAGACCCGCAAACTACAACCAAGAAGGTTCAAGACCTAGCCGCAGAAGTCGTACGATTACAACTAGCTGGGGTGGGAAGCACGACACCGCAGACTGCACGCGTTGCCCAGGCAATGGTTACATACCCGGATGCATCTCAAGCTAGCCCGTCTTTAGTAGATCAGATTGCAGAGCGAGTCTATCAATTGATGACTGATCACGACGACGGCACCAGCGAGACGGAAACCAGCCACGTGCAAGTAGTACGACACAAGACAGCTCCGTCAAGAGGCAGGTACTCTGGCTATTCAAATAGCGGTCCACAAATGCGATCACGCATTTTCACGAATGCTCCATCTGTGGTGAAGACAATCACACGAGAAAGTTCTGCCCTCATCGCGACCATTGCTACCGCTGTTTGAAACCGGGGCACAACGCACGTGACTGTAGAGCTAACCGACCGTCCTGGCCTCCCTTCGGAAAAGGCCGTGTTATGGCCCTAGCAGTTGAAAAGCACGGGCTTCTTCGTGTTGATGTACAACTTGGTGGGCCGGGTTATCACCCTTTTCTCGTTGACACGGGGCAGAAATTAGTCTTATTCCCGCGTCGCTCGCCTCCAATATTAAAGGCAAGATTAACCGGCAATTGTCCCGACAACCGGTCATGGTTGATGGGTCTAGCATCCGCTGCGAAGGCACGGTTACTTGTAGGATACGTCTTGGACCACGAGATATTTCAGCGCAATTCTACATTGTGCCGGGTATCACGGAGGGCATTCTAGGACTCGATACGTTATCTCATCTGGACTTACAAATTGACACGAGAACGCGACGGTTGCTCATTGATGGTCATGCCATACCCGAATGTGAATGGCTTCGCCTTCCTGAACGATCACGCTCGCAGATCCAAGTGGTCAGGTTCGGGAAAGTGTATGCTACTACTGATGAATACATTGCTCCTGGCCAAGAATACATTGTTTGGGGCAAGGTTCACTGCCCAGGTCTACGTCCAGGCGAGACGTACACGGGTGTAGTGGAAGTAACAGAGCGGTTGCCGGCCTCCCACGGCCTTGTGGGATGCTGTACGCTTGCCATTGGGGGACCATCACAACACGTCCCAGGAGACACACGAAGGGACACATCCTGTCGCATTTTTTAGCAGAGCTATGACTAAAACGGAACGGAATTACTCGACATACGACCGCAAATTGCTCGCTATAGTATCAGCTATTCGGCACTTTCGCCACCACCTGCTCGGCAGGCGGTTTGTGCTACGGACTGACCACAGACCATTGCAATATTTTCCCGTCACCCGAGACCCTTGGGGTAGACGCGCCCGATGGCTTGCGGAACTACAGCTGTATGATTTCAGCATCCAGTACGTGTTGAAGGTACCCAGAATTGCGTCGCAGATGCTTTGAGCCGTTTGGGCTTTGCAAAGGAACCCACTGACACAATTGCCAACGTCACAAGTCACGacaagtcatcacaatttttGGAAGACGACATTCGGACTGCCCAAGCAGCAGACTCTGATATCGCGGTAGTCATTAGACTTCTCCAGTCTCGTCGTCTTCCGTCAGCCGACGCCTCACCTAGTGTGAAAAGTTTTCTGCGACATGATGTTTATCTTGAAGAAGACATCGTTTGGCGCAAGGCGCACGACTCGAGACAGGTGGTCGTACCACTCTCGCTTGTACCACGAGTCTTACAAGAGGCGCACGATGACCCTACGGCAGGACACCAGGGAGCCAACAAAACCCTCGACAGGCTACTCGCACGTTTTTGGTGGCCTACAGTGCGCCAGGATGTTGCTGCATATACCCAGTCGTGCCACCGTTGCGGAGAACGCAACCATTTGACTGCTGCAGCTAAAGCTCCGCTTTGCCAACGCCCTCGCCCTTCTCGTCCGTTCGATATCGTGGAGACAGATATTAAAGGGCCATTGCCATTGTCCCCAGACGGATACCGCTACATTCTAGTCTTCCAAGACGCTTTCAGCAAGTATGCGGAAATGACACCTATTGCAACCGCGTCGGCCCACACCGTTAGCACCAAATTGAGAGAGTGGATCGGACGCTACGGCATCCCGCGTACCATCCATTCCGACCAAGGTGCTTGCTATACGAGCACGACGTTTAACGAATTGTGTGCTAAGTATGGGATCCGGCACACTGTCTCTTCAGCCTACCACCCGCAAGCTAATGGCTCAGTCGAGCGGTTGAACCGTTCTATAGGAACAACTCTGGCAAAAGTCGTTCACCACTCTCAAACCGACTGGCCAGATCGACTACCAGACATGCAGTTGGCATACAACTCTGCCAAGCATGACACGATTAATGCGTCTCCATTTCGCATCATTTTTAAACAGAGAGCTCGCACAATGACAGATTCCTTGGCGGACCATCTCCAATCCACACCGCAAGCAGATATACAGCAATCACAAGAACGAAACGATTCCTCTTCACATCCCCAACCGACAGATACATTACAGTGCACACAAGAACTATATGACCGCGTCGCAGACCATCTTAATATCGCCACCTTTCATCAACAAACGCGGTACAACCAGAGCACACGCCATACGTCCCTGGCGACCACGTATGGCTCTACCAGCCACGTGTCCCTCGCGGCAAGGCACGTACACTAACACCGTATTGGACTGGACCTTACGTTATTGTGAAGCGTTGCTCAGAGGTCACTTATGTAATTCGTAAGCTAGGCGGCAGAAAAGAAAACATCGCTCACTACAACCGTATGAAGCCTTATACACATCGTCGTCCACCAGTGCCTCCCGGAAACACGCAGCCACGCAGTCCACCTACAAGCTCACCACCTACCAGCGTTGATAAGGCGCAAGAGAACCAGAGCGAATCGGAGTGGACGACCTCGGACGAAGCGACACCATCTACCGATGACGAACAACAACTGCGCGAACGACGCAATGCGGATCGCCCACGACGTCAGCCCAGAATGCCAATACGTCTCGACGATTATATCATAGACACTGATATGACTTAACGTAGTTAATTATTATGGACAGATTGAGTTGAGTTATATAGCGTTGCGTTGTACTTTTTAGTCTAGAGTACCAATGAGAGACGTCTGGACCCGCTCTCATTTAAGGGGGGAGTAGTGTAAGGGTACGCGAGGTCATACGGGGAGTTGATGTTGAGTTAGCTTTGAGCGCGAACATGTCTAACAGTACTTCTACCGTTACAAATGCTTGTACAGTATTCGACAGATTTGGTAAGAAATGGCTGTAATAGTTCAACAGCCCCAGAAATGCCTGCAACTCAGTCACATTTCTTGGCTCGGGTGCTTCCCTGATAGCCTTGACCTCGTCTTCTGTAGATCTCAGACCTTCGTGATCTAGCAACGTACAGTATCCGAGTCCTCTGCTGTTGTTCATCAGGGTAATGCTATTACGTTAAAGGCTCTTTAACTAATAACAAGTGACAATCTCAATAACAATTAAGTCTAGCGCTCTTTACTGTGTAATACACGCGTACTTTAAAATGCAATTTACTACTCCGAAATCGAACAGAGTCGCTTTGTCCCTTGCAAAGCTGTGACGATACACACCCTGCCAACCTTATACAGTATTTCTAGAGCGTCAGCTGCCACTTGTAGCCACCGTAATCCCCGCTCCATTGTCTCCTCAATAATATTCTGGGGACAGTGTAGCAATGAACACGtccttgctgctgctgtggtTTCAGCTGCCCTGAAGGGTCTGACGTGACTGTCAAGGTGCAGGTCAGAAACCCATTTGAATCCTACAGAAACCTGGGTCGATGATACGTCTCTCTACAGTTATCAAAGAAaactagactcgagccagtctcttcccgccttcgtcattccccgatAGGCGGGAAGAGACTGGCTTCTCGCCAatcgggaatgacgaaggcgggaagagactggctcgagtctaaaAGAAAACCTCACTAGCACGTATTCCATCTTCTAAGTTAAAAGAAAATGACACGCCAATTCGTGAAGCTTCCATAATATAACGAAGCAACAGCCGGGAGCGTGAGAAATTGGAAGTACTTCAAGAGATCGCTAGCAGCTAAGCTCACAGCGACTCGCACGCGTCACCCACGCGTCGCAATGCACCGTCGAGAAGAAGAATTGGACACAACACCTGCTTGATAATATCATGCGATTAGAAGAGAACAGGAAAGTAGGAAGAAGAAGTCACTATCGCGGTCGACGCAGAGTaaaaactgcgcatgcgcgtttTAGGCGGTCTgggtacgcgagactagctCATTTCAATGGCGGATGAGGCGCACGAGGTTCCCTGATGGTAACACGGGATCCGTGGATCCGCAGTCCGCGATCCGTGTTTTCCACCCAGccttcataattaactaagaacACGATagtgttgacattggtgacGTCGGGTAACACTCAGACGATGTTAAGATGATGTGGAGTAACACgtagatgacgtggggtgacactaggtgaagaaagtaggcgggatgatcccagaccctctccggtgttgtcgtgttatacgggaaccggaaaCGACGGCgcaagagggtctggtacgaggccaGTTGGATCCAGTGCAAGcgcagtcacacgtctcttcagtgagtcttctcggaGCCATTTTAACAGTTCCATTGGATGTTAtcagacgttgctgccgttgcaggaaacaggcgtatggaatgtggcaggtattcggcGAGCTTACAGTCACTGAGTACTGGAAAACCAAAGGTAGGCGTCTTTCTATATACCCAAatatcctacacaaaaatatcttgtcgttTTTGACGTCGCCTGTAATAAACGACACGTTCCGTGCATACCGTTCGAGGTCAGCCTAGAGTGCGTTCACGCAAGGTGTGCGACGAAGGTGTTGCCCTCCGGgcggatattggtatcaatcgaaagGTCTTCAAttgccggatctaattacactcaccgTTGGACTACAGAGCCGTTAACTGAAGTTAatagagccaatttcctgtattttaatgagttagggGGCGGAGAAAGGCGGGACTAAGGTGGGATTTGGGTTATTTGCATAAAGTTAAGCACATAATTGTTATTGCTAGCAGACTGCTAACAGTAGCCCAACACGTCTAGGAAAGAGTGCGTCTAGGATCCGTTTCTAGTCTTCATCCTAGAAACTTTCAGTTTCGGACGACGACGGATCTTCTGTTTCAGGACCAACttcaatgaccatctgctctacaacgtcgtctaacacaccgtgtattgtcctgtaatgcttctccaccttctcgtgtacgtgcctcacgcagtttgcccacttttccacagGAACAtttgctagaccttctctacacaggcgcttgatgttttccatcgtaaacgCAGCAATCCCTGTGTTTTGCTGTGCAGCATGTCGTTTTACCTGTGCCCATACCAGGAAGCAGGAAGGTCAAAGTCCTCTtagtgatgtcatcaacgctcaagaatgcagtaaatggctggtcagtttggttctgatatggtcagattagtcaagttctcgtggtttccagacgcttctctgagccagaagtgaatgagtgtatgtatctggtacATATTATTATAGCTGTTCCTagaagaggcaactgacacatacaaccagtgagcgcatagaaacGTCCAGGTCTGTTGCCAtgggttatagcaaaagtacaatttttagtatatcattgcatcatgaagcaaaccgcgTTTCAAGCCAGCGAGGCAGCCAGAGACAACAGTTGGTCTCTGTTCATACGTACACGTTCACGTAACATTGTAGCACCCTAGATTCGTCTGCGGCAATCAGTatccagtattcgcttacaataaatgacatatTTACCGGTCAATAGATCGGGCCGTATAACggcctggggctactggtttatcaagatgtgaattgtttgtgaacataacaattaggCTACTGAACATATCTGTCAGCCAGAGCAAACAATACGTGGGTCTACCGATGCGTAAGGAAATCATAATGAGTTCTTTCATGCGTTTAGCAAGTGCAGACCTGAGCAAACTAAACCGAGAGTCGTCCTTCTGGAAAAAATTAACCGTGGTTAGGCGTCCAGCTATAGAAAGATACTCGCGATCGTGAGCACAGAACGCTGTAAACCAGCTACACGGTAGAAGGTGGATACGGCTTTCCATCTTGCCTCCGAACTTCATGCACAAACCTTGCAAGCCAgtagttcatttctctgttgttcgTAACATGCAGATCATGCACGTACATGTACCGCCCGAGCGCTCCCTCTTCggttggctgcttgtttctccatttcttccatgcGTTGATCACTCTAACCGcgcacatgcagtagcttttgtGGGGTTAGGGGAACAcacaaatcaagaaacttATGAAAACTAGTGGATGAAATTGGAAACGAGattcagaagactgctgatcagaaacaacatcaacgtctagcagtttactagcttccaaaaaatcaataactggcaattctgctgtttcaatgcccaagtcgatttcagaacattttgctacacaacTGATTTGAACTTCCGCGCCTAGAGGATATCAAGGCCTAGAGGATATCAacgcctcagctgggtgctacaagccggttatagacGTTCTGGCAAGTGTTTAAACGAATACACCCCACTGCGCCAGCTCGTTAGCACTCGAGCTTCGCCCTCATGCCAACTCGTGGGCGGAGCGAggtgtatttcgtttatacactcgccagcggtctataacctatacatAGAGTTACCTAATTTGTTATTGACACCATACGCTGTGAAACGTAGATGTTAATTGCCTcctgtgacaacataacatccgtttacacaagcactacgccacgccttagggtgtaccctacattccaccggtcgctctaattcgtgaacgcactttagttTTGGTGGAGGTTCCATGAGCCGTTGCAAGGTAATTGGCTTGCGAGTGGAGGCGGGTCCTCCTGGGATATTttagaatatactcagcacgtttccaacctatCTACCTACTACCTACGCactgaacaatatttcttttcggaactcttatctttttgctttggatgtagtttgatgtctaggataaacaaatcaactacagcttgctcagataaaGCTATAGCATTGTaacgtaacaatggcatgtgaacaaacagtGGATATTGAAAGCGAGCATTGCActcttagttatgagaaaacaaagctACGCCATGAGATTGAGTTCACGTAACggaacttccttcaaattgagtctatcagaggcattcagtctccttcCTGAACGACGAACAGCAATGTGTCGTTCAACGTtgcacccccaaaaggggactCGACTAGAGCTGGAGGTcgacgccaccc is a window of Corticium candelabrum chromosome 20, ooCorCand1.1, whole genome shotgun sequence DNA encoding:
- the LOC134196036 gene encoding uncharacterized protein K02A2.6-like, with amino-acid sequence MDPRLQPYSRRSDELSIEENCLLWGTRVIISQKLQPRVLADLHENHLGSNRIKALARSYIWWPSLDMTLEELCKKCEICQSLRNKLPAGIPHPWMYPTAPWERVHADFVESEGQHYLIMIDTYSKWLEVHEMGTSTTASRTIEVMRRVFSFHGIPR